The following proteins are co-located in the Oncorhynchus clarkii lewisi isolate Uvic-CL-2024 chromosome 30, UVic_Ocla_1.0, whole genome shotgun sequence genome:
- the LOC139390004 gene encoding riboflavin kinase-like, with protein MKNLPYFCRGEVVRGFGRGSKELGILTANFTDSVVELLPGDISTGIYYGWACVDNGDIHKMVMSIGCNPYYNNTKKSMETHVIHTFKEDFYGQILSVVLVGYIRPERSYDSLDALIAAINHDIEEAKRKLDLPEHLKLKKDNFFIASASSSMTLSNKITKGH; from the exons ATGAAGAATCTTCCGTATTTCTGCCGGGGGGAAGTCGTTCGAGGATTCGGACGAGGAAGCAAAGAACTAGGAATTCTCACAG CCAACTTCACAGACTCTGTGGTGGAGCTCCTGCCTGGCGACATCAGCACAGGAATCTACTATGGCTGGGCGTGCGTGGACAACGGAGACATCCACAAGATGGTGATGAGCATCGGCTGTAACCCTTACTACAACAACACCAAGAAATCCATG GAGACTCATGTGATCCACACGTTTAAAGAAGATTTCTATGGCCAGATCCTCAGTGTAGTCCTGGTGGGATACATCCGTCCAGAGAGGAGCTATGACTCACTTG ATGCCCTTATAGCAGCGATCAACCATGACATTGAGGAGGCCAAAAGAAAGCTGGACCTCCCTGAACACCTCAAACTCAAAAAGGACAACTTCTTCATAGCCTCTGCCAGCTCGTCCATGACGTTGTCCAACAAGATCACGAAGGGCCACTGA